A window of the Desulfovibrio sp. genome harbors these coding sequences:
- a CDS encoding flippase-like domain-containing protein produces MILKKTLSLVLRTALVGGCLVYAFWGIDFTQLWKAFSQFDAMAIVVTTLLSFLGYGAMAIRMNFLSGFHCGNWVGLKAFLLSMAVNNVVPAKLGELAKAFYLRKEGGYSLSQSISMVFWERFFDLNAILAMGLVVAFHFRLKMAFFPLAICVGSIWTFLFLIRTWPDRGTRLINLVPVERLREFIVEVKLQLVHGVTLRYLFILGFYTALVWMLYAIPTFLTVYWVAGLKLTMGQTLAVFILSALGMAMPSSPGAVGVFEAAIIFGLGLFKVDKELALAIGLIIHMMQFIPTTVAGLLVLAKSGLSLKDLRRKDEELEA; encoded by the coding sequence ATGATCCTAAAGAAAACGCTCAGCCTGGTCTTGCGCACAGCCCTTGTGGGCGGCTGCCTCGTCTACGCCTTCTGGGGAATCGACTTTACGCAGCTGTGGAAGGCTTTCTCCCAATTCGATGCCATGGCCATCGTGGTAACAACGTTGTTGTCTTTCCTGGGTTACGGAGCCATGGCGATTCGGATGAATTTCCTGTCCGGTTTCCACTGCGGCAACTGGGTGGGACTCAAGGCTTTTTTGTTGTCCATGGCGGTGAACAACGTCGTCCCCGCCAAGCTTGGCGAGTTGGCCAAGGCCTTCTATCTGCGCAAAGAAGGCGGGTATTCCCTCAGCCAATCCATCAGCATGGTGTTCTGGGAGCGCTTCTTCGATCTGAACGCAATCCTGGCCATGGGCTTGGTGGTCGCGTTTCATTTCAGGCTCAAGATGGCCTTCTTCCCGTTGGCCATCTGCGTGGGGAGCATCTGGACTTTCCTGTTTCTTATCCGCACTTGGCCTGACCGGGGCACCCGGTTGATCAATCTCGTGCCGGTGGAGAGGCTGCGCGAGTTCATTGTGGAAGTGAAGCTGCAGTTGGTTCACGGCGTTACCCTGCGTTACCTGTTCATCTTGGGATTCTATACAGCCCTGGTGTGGATGCTCTACGCCATTCCGACCTTCCTGACGGTCTACTGGGTGGCCGGACTCAAGCTGACCATGGGCCAGACCCTTGCGGTCTTCATCCTGTCAGCCCTGGGGATGGCCATGCCGTCTTCGCCTGGAGCGGTGGGGGTGTTCGAAGCAGCCATTATTTTCGGCCTGGGCCTTTTCAAGGTGGACAAGGAGCTTGCCCTGGCCATTGGCCTGATCATCCACATGATGCAGTTCATTCCCACCACGGTGGCCGGTCTTTTGGTCCTGGCCAAGAGCGGTCTGTCGCTTAAGGATCTTCGCAGAAAAGACGAGGAGCTCGAAGCGTGA
- a CDS encoding ATP-dependent RecD-like DNA helicase — MATELTCEVHTVTFFSEETSYLVARVQAKGEPGVVTIVGSMGQVTPGETLFLRGTWTTHPQYGRQFNVEYFEQRMPASLTGIKRYLESKQIKGVGPVLAGKLIASFGDKVLEVLDETPDRLLKVKGISPKILEKIVSSWNQQREVRGLMLFLQTHEVPTTFAQRIYKHYGAGAVQKLKENPYGLAYDIHGIGFKTADAMALKLGFALDCPERLEAAIVYGLFSLSDSGHLFYPRDELLERVETMLGGVGLHLLAEALESLEQQKRVRVEALPQQDIPHAVYLTHFYNWEREIAERLWAIAAHPAASPADKVAKLLPSVEAESGIKLSSEQHLAVSQACSTKSFIITGGPGTGKTTITRAVVRVLDKLGYKVKLCAPTGRAAKRMSEATGYPASTLHRLLISQPGGGFAHNEEHKLKADVVVVDEASMLDVQLLLSLLRALPLTCRLILVGDVNQLPSVGPGNVLGDMLESGALDQARLNHIFRQALESMIVVNAHRINEGKFPLQSVKAPPEADFFWVECDDPVQVQEKIIDLVASRIPRTYGYDAVRDIQVLSPMHKGEVGTQALNALLQERLNPSGRELTRGKNRFRVGDRVLQTKNNYEKDIFNGDLGWVVDADPHECELTVDFDGRHVPYDSSDMDELTLAYAVSVHKSQGSEYPVVVVPVVTQHYVMLKRNLIYTALTRARKLAVIIGGKKALGIGLGSVGTAKRYTHLRYRLQECFNR, encoded by the coding sequence ATGGCCACTGAACTGACCTGCGAGGTCCACACCGTCACCTTCTTCTCAGAGGAAACCAGCTACCTGGTGGCCAGGGTCCAGGCCAAAGGCGAGCCCGGCGTGGTGACCATAGTCGGCTCCATGGGGCAGGTGACCCCGGGGGAGACGCTCTTTTTGCGCGGCACCTGGACCACCCATCCGCAGTACGGCCGTCAGTTCAACGTGGAGTACTTCGAACAGCGCATGCCCGCTTCGCTCACAGGCATCAAGCGCTACCTGGAATCCAAGCAGATCAAGGGAGTGGGGCCGGTGCTGGCCGGAAAGCTCATTGCCAGCTTCGGCGACAAGGTGCTGGAAGTCCTGGACGAAACCCCGGACCGCCTGCTCAAGGTCAAGGGCATATCGCCTAAGATACTTGAAAAAATAGTGTCGAGCTGGAACCAGCAGCGGGAAGTGCGCGGCCTCATGCTCTTTCTGCAGACCCACGAGGTACCCACCACCTTCGCCCAGCGCATCTACAAACACTACGGGGCTGGAGCCGTCCAGAAGCTCAAGGAAAACCCGTACGGCTTGGCCTACGACATCCACGGCATAGGGTTCAAAACCGCCGACGCCATGGCCCTGAAACTGGGCTTCGCCCTCGACTGCCCTGAACGTCTGGAAGCGGCCATAGTGTATGGTCTTTTCAGCTTGAGCGACTCAGGACATCTCTTCTACCCGCGCGACGAGTTGCTTGAGCGGGTGGAAACCATGCTCGGGGGCGTGGGGCTGCACCTTTTGGCCGAGGCTCTGGAAAGCCTGGAACAGCAGAAACGGGTTCGGGTGGAAGCGCTTCCGCAGCAGGATATCCCCCACGCCGTCTACCTCACCCATTTCTACAACTGGGAGCGGGAGATAGCCGAGCGGCTCTGGGCCATCGCGGCCCATCCGGCCGCGTCTCCGGCGGACAAGGTGGCCAAGCTTCTGCCTTCGGTGGAGGCCGAGTCCGGCATAAAGCTCTCCAGTGAGCAGCACTTGGCCGTGTCTCAGGCCTGCTCCACAAAATCCTTCATCATCACCGGCGGTCCCGGCACCGGCAAGACCACCATCACCCGGGCCGTGGTGCGGGTGTTGGACAAGCTTGGCTACAAGGTGAAGCTGTGCGCGCCCACGGGCCGCGCCGCCAAGCGCATGAGCGAGGCCACGGGCTATCCGGCCTCCACCCTGCACAGGCTTTTAATCTCGCAGCCCGGCGGCGGCTTCGCCCACAACGAGGAGCACAAGCTCAAGGCCGACGTGGTTGTTGTGGACGAGGCCAGCATGCTGGACGTGCAGCTTCTTTTAAGCCTCTTGCGGGCCCTGCCGCTCACCTGCCGTCTCATCCTGGTGGGGGACGTGAACCAGCTCCCTTCGGTGGGTCCGGGCAACGTCCTGGGTGACATGCTTGAGTCCGGCGCCCTGGACCAGGCCCGCTTGAACCACATCTTCCGCCAGGCCCTGGAATCCATGATTGTGGTCAATGCCCACAGGATAAACGAGGGCAAATTCCCTTTGCAGTCGGTGAAAGCCCCCCCAGAAGCGGACTTTTTCTGGGTGGAGTGCGACGATCCCGTCCAGGTGCAGGAAAAAATAATCGATCTGGTGGCCAGCCGAATTCCCAGAACCTACGGCTACGATGCCGTCCGGGACATCCAGGTGCTCTCGCCCATGCACAAGGGGGAGGTGGGAACCCAGGCATTGAACGCGCTCCTGCAGGAGAGGCTCAATCCGTCTGGTCGGGAGCTTACACGCGGGAAAAACCGTTTCCGCGTGGGCGACAGGGTCTTGCAGACGAAGAACAACTATGAAAAGGACATCTTCAACGGCGATCTGGGGTGGGTTGTCGACGCCGATCCCCACGAGTGCGAACTCACCGTGGATTTCGACGGACGCCATGTTCCCTACGACTCCTCGGATATGGACGAATTGACCCTGGCCTATGCGGTGAGCGTCCACAAATCCCAGGGGAGCGAGTACCCGGTCGTGGTTGTGCCGGTGGTCACCCAGCATTACGTCATGCTCAAGCGCAACCTCATATATACCGCCCTTACCCGCGCCAGAAAGCTGGCTGTCATCATCGGGGGCAAGAAGGCCCTGGGCATCGGCCTGGGATCCGTGGGAACAGCGAAACGCTACACGCACCTGCGCTACCGCCTGCAGGAATGCTTCAACCGATAG
- the recR gene encoding recombination protein RecR: MKSLPKPLADLVGELSSLPGLGPKSALRAALTLLKWPKERTQSLGRAVHDLRENLCLCSLCAGLAESDPCPICADPTRNGESLCLVSEWDSLLALEETGLYKGRYLILGGLLSPLDGVDPSSLEIERFQHRLGEGSIKEVILALGTTLEAEATASYLKNLIERGYSGVRLTRLAQGIPLGAEVKYVDKETLRQSMVHRQDI; the protein is encoded by the coding sequence ATGAAGTCTCTTCCCAAGCCGCTGGCCGATTTGGTCGGCGAGCTGTCCTCGTTGCCAGGCCTGGGGCCGAAATCAGCGCTCCGGGCCGCTCTGACGCTGCTCAAATGGCCCAAGGAACGCACCCAGAGCCTGGGACGTGCCGTGCACGATTTGCGTGAGAACCTGTGCCTGTGTTCTTTATGCGCGGGCCTGGCCGAATCCGACCCGTGCCCCATCTGCGCCGATCCGACACGAAACGGTGAGTCCCTCTGCCTTGTGAGCGAGTGGGACTCGCTTCTGGCCCTGGAAGAGACGGGACTCTACAAAGGCCGTTATCTCATCCTGGGCGGTCTGCTCTCTCCGTTGGACGGCGTTGACCCTTCCAGCCTGGAGATCGAACGCTTCCAACACAGGCTGGGGGAAGGTTCCATAAAGGAAGTCATCCTGGCTCTCGGCACCACCTTGGAGGCCGAGGCCACGGCGAGCTATCTGAAGAACCTGATCGAGCGCGGGTATTCCGGCGTGCGCCTGACCCGCCTGGCCCAGGGCATCCCCCTGGGGGCCGAGGTGAAGTACGTGGACAAGGAGACGCTCAGGCAGTCCATGGTCCACCGGCAGGATATCTAG